The nucleotide sequence AGCTCAAGAACATGTTCATTACCATTCTCTCTGCTAAGTTAGTGGTTGATGGAGATATTACGCTGGGGGCCATGCTGGCCATTACCTCTATCGTAGGACAGCTCAATGCGCCTATCAGTCAGCTTATTAGTTTTATGAGAGATGTCCAAGATGCTAAAATCTCTTTAGATCGTTTAGGAGAAATTCACAATAAAGAGGATGAGGAATTAGCTACTGACGAAAAAGTGAAATCACTCCCTGAGAATTCAGGCATTCAACTCAATAATATCTCTTTTAGATATATCGGAAGCTTAGAGCCTGTGATCAAAGGATTGTCCTTAACCATCCCTGCTAATAAAACAACTGCTATTGTAGGAGTGAGCGGTAGTGGGAAAACCACACTGATGAAACTCTTACTCAGATTCTATGAAGTCGAGAAAGGGGATATATCGATCAATAATTTTAATCTCAATAATATCTCTCAAAAGGTATGGCGTGAGCACTGTGGGGTGGTCATGCAAGAGGGGTATATCTTTAATAATACTATTGCTCATAATATTGCAGTGGGACAGGATTATGTCGATAAAGATAAACTAGCGCATGCTATTGATGTGGCCAACATCTCTGATTATATTGATAATCTCCCCCTGGGGGTGAATACTAAAATAGGAACTGAAGGAACAGGTCTTAGTACTGGACAAAAACAGCGTTTGCTTATTGCTAGAGCAGTCTATAAAAATCCGAGATTTCTATTCTTTGATGAAGCCACCTCGGCATTGGATGCGAATAATGAAACGGTGATCATGAAAAAACTAAATACTTTTTTTAAAGATAAAACGGCTGTAGTGATTGCACACCGATTAAGTACGGTAAAAAACGCACATCAGATCGTAGTGCTTGATGGAGGAAAGATCGTAGAAATTGGAAATCATCAACAGCTCATTAAACTAAAAGGAAACTATTACAACCTAGTCAAAAATCAACTCGAATTGGGTGATTAAAATAAAACTATATGCCAGAAAACAGTCAACACATAGAACTCCGCAGTGAAGAAGTCCAAGAGATTCTTGAAGCCACTCCTTCTTGGATGATCCGTTGGGGGAACATCTTAGTATTATCTCTCATCCTGATGTTCCTCTTTATCTCCTGGTTTGTAAAATATCCAGATATCATTGCATCCCAAGCACTAATCACAACTATAATCCCTCCTCAAAAAGAATATGCCACAATAAACGGTAAAATAGCATCTATTCTGGTCTCTGATAATGACACAGTAAGCTCTGGAACTCCTCTTGCCATTCTAGAGAACACAGCTAACTACAATGATGTCTTTCTTCTCAAGTCTATTATAGATACCATTACTGTTAATAATAAATCCTTTGAGTTCCCTATTGCTTCCATCCCTGTTTTAAACCTAGGAGATATTCAACAAAACTACGCTACCTTTGAACTTGATTTCTTAAGATATATCAATAACAAAAAATATCAACCTTTCTCTAATGAAGAAAATGCAAATCTCATCTCTAAAAAAGAACTCACCTTTAGACTACAAGTACAAAAAGCACAATACGAATCTGGAAAAGCTGAACTAGCTCTTCAAAAAAAAGATCTTGATCGTAATAAGGATATGTTTAATAAAGGTCTTATTGCTGCTCAAGCTTATGAGAGAGAAGAGGCTAATTATATTCGAGCTGAAAGTAATTTAACAAGTATTAGCAATTCTATCTCTCAAACCAGAGAGGCCATTAGTAATGCTAATAAAGCATCTAAAACCACTACAATTAATAAATCTACAGAAGAGGTGCTGCTATTTAAAACGGCAGTTCAATCATTTAATCAATTAAAACGCGCTATTAAAGATTGGGAGCTGCGTTATGTCTTACAGTCTAATACTGATGGAAAGGTCTCTTTTTTAAATACATGGACGGTAAATCAAACTGTTAATCAAGGGGATCTGCTTTTTACCATTATCCCTAAGGAGAACTCTGCCTATATCGCTAAATTAAAAACACCTGCTCAAAACTCTGGGAAATTAAAAGTGGGACAAAGGGTAAATATTAAATTGCAAAACTATCCTGATACTGAGTTTGGAACGCTACAAGGGCATATTGAAAGTATTGCTTTATTTCCTGATGAGGAAGGATTGTATCTGGTAAATACCTCTTTACCTAAAACACTGATCACTTCTTATAAAAAAAAAATCCCTTTTAAACATGAAATGAATGGGAGTGCCGAAATTATTACTGAAGACTTGCGCCTTATTCAGCGCTTCTTCTCCCAACTTAAAAATGTGTTTAACAACTAAAAATATTCTCTCGCGAGGTAATTAGACACAAACTGTGAGTGTCTTTAAATGATCACAGATTTAAATAATTATTAAATCTTATTATTATGAAAAATTTAAAAAACCTAGGCAAAGCCCTAAACAAAAATGAACAAAAATTAATTAGTGGTGGTTTTGGAGGGGTACCTATTGCATCTACTTGTGATTACAATTCATTACAATCTTGTTTAAATGCTTGTACACGCCCAGGGACAGAATGTGCTCCTTGCGCTGATAATAATCCTACTCCTGGCACTTATGAGTGTAGAGTTAGCGGTTTTATTATACCTTTTGGAAGATAATAACTTTAAACTGTAATTTAAAAGAGAGCAGATATATCTGCTCTCTTTTTAGCTTAAAGAATAATTAAAATTAATATTTATTATTATTTTTCCTACATTTAAGCAAACTAATTTTTATGCTTAAAAAAGTTTTTGCTAGCGCGGTATTTGGAGTAGAAGCTTCAACAATTACAGTAGAAGTTAATGTAGATAAGGGAATTGGGTATCACTTAGTAGGCTTGCCTGATAATGCCATAAAAGAAAGTAATTATCGTATTGCAGCAGCTCTGCAAAATAATGGATATAAAATTCCTGGTAAAAAAATCACGATTAATATGGCACCAGCAGATTTAAGAAAAGAGGGAAGTGCTTACGATTTAACTTTAGCAATAGGAATTCTGGCTGCATCTAATCAAATTAATGCAGATAATCTTGAAAATTACCTTATTATGGGAGAATTATCTTTAGACGGTAGTTTGAAACCTATTAGAGGAGCTCTTCCTATTGCGGTAAAAGCTAGAGAAGAAGGTTTTAAAGGCTTTATTTTACCAAATCAAAATGCTAAAGAAGCTGCAATTGTTAATGATTTAAATGTTTACGGTGTAGATACAATTGAACAAGTTATTGATTTTTTTGATAAAGGAAAGTTATTAGAACAAACAATTATAGATACACGAGAAGAGTTTTATAAAAGCCTAAATTTCCCTGAATTTGATTTTAGTGATGTTAAAGGACAAGAAAGTATTAAACGTTGTATGGAAATTGCTGCAGCTGGAGGACATAATATTATTTTAATAGGACCACCAGGTGCTGGAAAGACAATGCTGGTAAAACGGCTGCCAAGTATTTTACCACCAATGACATTACACGAAGCATTAGAAACTACAAAAATTCATTCTGTAGTTGGACGTGTAAAAGAACATACAGGTTTAATGGCACAACGTCCATTTAGAAGCCCACATCATACAATTTCTAATGTTGCACTTGTAGGAGGAGGAAGTTACCCGCAACCAGGAGAAATATCACTATCACACAATGGTGTTTTGTTTTTAGATGAATTGCCAGAATTTAAGCGTGAAGTATTAGAGGTTATGAGGCAACCTTTAGAAGATCGAGAAGTAACTATTTCTAGAGCAAAATTTACAGTAACATACCCATCGTCGTTCATGTTAGTTGCTAGTATGAATCCAAGTCCGAGTGGTTATTTTAATGACCCTAATGCGCCAGTAACCTCATCTCCAGCAGAAATGCAACGCTATTTAAGTAAAATTTCAGGCCCTTTATTAGATCGTATTGATATACATATAGAAGTAACACCTGTACCATTTGAAGAATTGTCAAATGAGCGAAAAGGAGAATCATCTGTAGAAATTAGAAAACGAGTTACCGCTGCTAGAAAATTGCAAACAAATAGATTTAAAGATTCAGATAAAGTACACTATAACGCTCAAATGAATACAAAGCAAATTGCTAAGTATTGTGTATTAGATGGTGATTCAAAAGAATTACTTAAAACAGCTATGGAACGTTTAAACCTTTCGGCCAGAGCTTATGATCGTATTTTAAAAGTATCTAGAACAATAGCTGATTTAGAAACTTCAGAACATATTTCAAAAGAACATATTTCTGAAGCAATTCAATATAGGAGTTTAGATAGGGAAGGATGGTTAGGGTAATTTTTTAAATAAAATAATTTATAACTACTACCATTCAACGATTTAACATTCTATAAACAACAAAAACAATCAATTATACTTACATTTAAAGTCTAATCAGAAATCAAACATATTATGAGTAACATTAAATTTAAATCAATAACACTGTTTAGTGCTATATTGCTTTTAGCCTTTACTGCTTGTCAAAAAGATAGTAGTAGTGCTTCAGCGAGTGATAAATTATCTATTGATTTTGAAAAGTACGAGTTAGACAATGGTCTACAGGTGATTTTACATCAGGATAAGTCAGATCCAATAGTATCCTTGGCTATTCAGTACGATGTGGGTTCTAATAGAGAGAAAACAGGACGTACAGGATTTGCACATTTATTTGAACATATGCTGTTTCAAAAATCAGAAAATGTAGGTGAAGATCAATTCTTTAAAAAAATTCAAGATGCAGGAGGAACTCTAAATGGAGGGACTAGTAAAAATGCCACAACATATTATGAAGTGGTGCCTAAAAATGCATTAGAGAAGATATTATGGTTAGAGAGCGACCGCATGGGGTTCTTTATTAATACTGTGACTGAAGCTGCTTTTGTTAATCAGCAAGAAGTTGTGCAAAATGAAAAACGCCAGCGTGTAGATAATAACCCTTATGGGCATACTAATTGGGTGCTAGATAAAGCGATTTACCCGGAAGGGCATCCGTACAATTGGCAAGTTATTGGAGAGTTAATTGATTTACAAAGTGCAACTGTTGAAGATGTTATTGAATTTTATGATAATTTTTATGGACCTAACAATGCAACTTTAGTATTGGCAGGTGATTTTGAGACTGATGATGCAAAGGCATTAATAGATAAATATTTTGGTGAAATTAAGCGTCGTAAAGAAGTAGCGAAATTAGAACCACAACGCGTAACGTTAAACGAAACAAAGCGTTTATATCACGAAGATAATTTTGCTAGAGCTGCACAATTAAATATGGTTTGGCCTACTGTGGAGCAATATACAGATGATGCTTATGCGCTTCGTTTTTTAGGGCAATTATTGTCTGATGGTAAAAAAGCACCAATGTATGAAGTATTGGTAAAAGAAAAAGAGCTAACAAGTAATGCTGTAGCTTTTAATGGATCACAAGTATTGGCGGGAGCTTTTAGAGTAATTATTACTGCTAATAATGGTAAAAATTTAACAGATGTAGAAGCTGCAGTTTTAGAATCTTTCAAACGTTTTGAAGAAAAAGGCATTTCTGATCGCGACTTAGAGCGCCTAAAAGCTGGTTCTGAAACTAATTTCTATAATGGTATTAGTAGTGTCTTAGGAAAAGCATTTCAATTGGCAGGATATAGTGTGGCAACTGGAGATCCTGGCTTCGTGACTCAAGATATCGAAAACATCAAAGCGGTAACTAAAGAAGATATTATGCGCGTATATAACACGTATATAAAAGATAAGCCTTATGTGATTACTAGTTTTGTGCCTAAAGGACAAATGGATCTAATTGCTAGTAATTCTGTAAAAGCTGAAGTTGTTGAAGAAGAGATTAAAGAAAATGTTGAAACTGTAGTTGCAGAAGCTGAAGAAGAAATTAAAAAAACACCATCTAATTTTGATCGTTCTATAGAGCCAGCAGATGGAGAAACACCAAAATTAAATATACCTGAATCCTGGACAGCAGAATTGTCTAACGGAATGAAAGTGTATGGTATAGAACAAACCGAAATTCCTATTGTAAATTTTAATATCAGAATTGATGGTGGGCATTTACTGGATTCGTTTGATAAAATAGGTGTTGCAAACTTACTTTCTGATATTATGATGGAAGGAACTGCTAATAAAACGCCTGCAGAATTAGAAGAAGAAATAGATTTATTAGGGGCTTCTATTTTTATGTTTACAGGAAGAGAATCTATAGGTATTCAAGGAAATACTTTAGCACGTAATTTAGATAAAACATTGGCTTTAGTAGAAGAAATTTTATTACAACCACGTTGGGATGAAGAAGAGTTAAAACGTATTAAAACGAGTACTATTAACGGAATTAAACGCCGTGCTGCAAATCCTAATGCAGTCGCTAACATAGTAGCTAATAAGTTG is from Flavobacteriaceae bacterium and encodes:
- a CDS encoding HlyD family efflux transporter periplasmic adaptor subunit — encoded protein: MPENSQHIELRSEEVQEILEATPSWMIRWGNILVLSLILMFLFISWFVKYPDIIASQALITTIIPPQKEYATINGKIASILVSDNDTVSSGTPLAILENTANYNDVFLLKSIIDTITVNNKSFEFPIASIPVLNLGDIQQNYATFELDFLRYINNKKYQPFSNEENANLISKKELTFRLQVQKAQYESGKAELALQKKDLDRNKDMFNKGLIAAQAYEREEANYIRAESNLTSISNSISQTREAISNANKASKTTTINKSTEEVLLFKTAVQSFNQLKRAIKDWELRYVLQSNTDGKVSFLNTWTVNQTVNQGDLLFTIIPKENSAYIAKLKTPAQNSGKLKVGQRVNIKLQNYPDTEFGTLQGHIESIALFPDEEGLYLVNTSLPKTLITSYKKKIPFKHEMNGSAEIITEDLRLIQRFFSQLKNVFNN
- a CDS encoding ATP-binding protein — translated: MLKKVFASAVFGVEASTITVEVNVDKGIGYHLVGLPDNAIKESNYRIAAALQNNGYKIPGKKITINMAPADLRKEGSAYDLTLAIGILAASNQINADNLENYLIMGELSLDGSLKPIRGALPIAVKAREEGFKGFILPNQNAKEAAIVNDLNVYGVDTIEQVIDFFDKGKLLEQTIIDTREEFYKSLNFPEFDFSDVKGQESIKRCMEIAAAGGHNIILIGPPGAGKTMLVKRLPSILPPMTLHEALETTKIHSVVGRVKEHTGLMAQRPFRSPHHTISNVALVGGGSYPQPGEISLSHNGVLFLDELPEFKREVLEVMRQPLEDREVTISRAKFTVTYPSSFMLVASMNPSPSGYFNDPNAPVTSSPAEMQRYLSKISGPLLDRIDIHIEVTPVPFEELSNERKGESSVEIRKRVTAARKLQTNRFKDSDKVHYNAQMNTKQIAKYCVLDGDSKELLKTAMERLNLSARAYDRILKVSRTIADLETSEHISKEHISEAIQYRSLDREGWLG
- a CDS encoding insulinase family protein, with product MSNIKFKSITLFSAILLLAFTACQKDSSSASASDKLSIDFEKYELDNGLQVILHQDKSDPIVSLAIQYDVGSNREKTGRTGFAHLFEHMLFQKSENVGEDQFFKKIQDAGGTLNGGTSKNATTYYEVVPKNALEKILWLESDRMGFFINTVTEAAFVNQQEVVQNEKRQRVDNNPYGHTNWVLDKAIYPEGHPYNWQVIGELIDLQSATVEDVIEFYDNFYGPNNATLVLAGDFETDDAKALIDKYFGEIKRRKEVAKLEPQRVTLNETKRLYHEDNFARAAQLNMVWPTVEQYTDDAYALRFLGQLLSDGKKAPMYEVLVKEKELTSNAVAFNGSQVLAGAFRVIITANNGKNLTDVEAAVLESFKRFEEKGISDRDLERLKAGSETNFYNGISSVLGKAFQLAGYSVATGDPGFVTQDIENIKAVTKEDIMRVYNTYIKDKPYVITSFVPKGQMDLIASNSVKAEVVEEEIKENVETVVAEAEEEIKKTPSNFDRSIEPADGETPKLNIPESWTAELSNGMKVYGIEQTEIPIVNFNIRIDGGHLLDSFDKIGVANLLSDIMMEGTANKTPAELEEEIDLLGASIFMFTGRESIGIQGNTLARNLDKTLALVEEILLQPRWDEEELKRIKTSTINGIKRRAANPNAVANIVANKLLYGEDHPFAHPTSGTVESVESITMDDLKAFYEKNISPSISNIHIVGSINKDQAVAALSNLESNWPAKEVTIPTYEIKNNRDKASLYFVDIPNAKQSVINIGYLGMKRTDPDYYAATVMNYKLGGSFSGNVNLILREEKGYTYGARTGFSGTNIPGIFSASSSVRTNTTFESVMIFKEEIEKYKNGISQEDLDFTKNALIKSNARRFETQGALLGMLSTMSNYNLPGDYIANEEQIVSSMTLDKHKALANKHLDASKMGYLVVGDAATQFAKFKDAGFDEVILLDKDAKEVKLSEIKQ